The following are encoded together in the Phragmites australis chromosome 19, lpPhrAust1.1, whole genome shotgun sequence genome:
- the LOC133900258 gene encoding protein ACCELERATED CELL DEATH 6-like, translated as MDSILHVVASSGDNEMFLESARVIHSKAKLHNKHPLDVVNDKGDTPLHCAARAGGIHMVSQLIDLARAEGGGDGDARVQAVLRKKNKRGETALHEALRLADVKMVKAMVDRLMLADSELARHGDGTSPLYLAVSLEHYDIAKQLHEKDKELSYSGPDGQNVLHAAVLRSIEMTDTLLQWDKDLIKQGDGISGITPLHFAAAATERLVRGSTVIRSLINSDRSSAYQRDKNGSLPIHVAAMGSNNSLGICNYKIVRVFLEECPGCAELRDAQGRTFLHVAVDYNNSILVWLVAMFYVRRQETGRFAAITNMQDDEGNTVLHRAVLAGSLMTFYCLLWNKEIQLNLPNNKGQTPLDLSQTPPIPLLYRLFAGGKYGAHSRENHGPKTDENSKEAEKSSDSIDQEKQAKKLTSDSIDQAKQAKRLTSDSIDLAKEEKNISDSITTLGVVSALLVTVSFAAAFTIPGGYRSTEERQPIVGAPLPAGTPILAKDDYFEGFVVGNNLSLLCAALATISLVYAGWSEVYIRMRMSAFVFSIFFIHSSIRSLAAAFALGTYTTLAPVARATAILTWMGMTFTFLDVAGWVCMTAAGELVLLLRLCTSACFKFAEIIVSIFLWAFWPYIIILGTLAYYKIYTIQ; from the exons ATGGACTCCATCCTCCATGTGGTTGCGTCCAGCGGGGACAACGAAATGTTCTTGGAGAGCGCAAGAGTGATTCACAGCAAGGCCAAGCTGCACAACAAGCACCCTCTAGACGTCGTCAATGACAAGGGCGACACGCCCTTGCATTGCGCCGCCAGAGCTGGGGGGATCCATATGGTCTCTCAACTCATCGACCTGGCAAGAGCTGAGGGCGGTGGTGACGGCGATGCGAGGGTGCAGGCAGTGCTGAGAAAGAAGAACAAGCGAGGTGAGACGGCCCTGCATGAGGCCCTCCGCTTGGCCGACGTGAAGATGGTGAAGGCAATGGTCGACAGGTTGATGTTGGCGGATTCAGAACTGGCTCGTCATGGCGACGGCACCTCGCCGTTGTACCTGGCCGTCTCGTTAGAACATTACGATATTGCGAAGCAACTGCACGAAAAGGACAAGGAGCTGTCCTACTCTGGACCAGATGGACAAAATGTCTTGCATGCCGCAGTTCTCAGGAGCATAG AGATGACAGACACGCTACTACAATGGGACAAGGACCTCATCAAACAAGGGGATGGAATCAGCGGAATCACGCCTCTGCACTTTGCAGCAGCAGCTACAGAACGCTTGGTTCGTGGAAGTACGGTGATCAGATCGCTGATAAATTCTGACAGATCTTCGGCATATCAGCGCGACAAAAACGGGTCACTTCCCATACACGTAGCAGCCATGGGAAGCAACAACTCCTTGGGAATATGTAACTACAAAATAGTTCGCGTCTTTCTCGAAGAGTGCCCCGGGTGCGCGGAGCTACGAGACGCCCAGGGCAGAACCTTCCTCCACGTCGCCGTCGACTACAACAACTCCATTTTAGTTTGGCTTGTTGCTATGTTTTATGTACGACGTCAGGAGACGGGGAGGTTTGCAGCGATCACGAATATGCAGGACGATGAAGGCAACACCGTGCTACACCGTGCTGTCCTAGCCGGGAGTTTAATGACCTTCTATTGTTTACTGTGGAACAAGGAAATTCAGTTAAATTTACCAAATAACAAGGGGCAAACTCCGCTGGATCTTTCACAGACGCCCCCTATACCTCTTCTGTATCGGCTG TTTGCTGGTGGTAAATATGGTGCTCACAGCCGTGAAAACCATGGCCCTAAAACAGATGAGAATTCGAAGGAGGCAGAGAAGAGCTCGGATTCCATTGATCAGGAGAAGCAAGCAAAGAAGCTGACCTCGGATTCCATTGATCAGGCGAAGCAAGCAAAGAGGCTGACCTCGGATTCCATTGATCTGgccaaggaagaaaagaatatCTCGGATTCCATAACGACATTGGGTGTTGTATCAGCGCTACTCGTAACGGTTTCATTCGCAGCAGCTTTCACCATACCTGGTGGATACCGATCAACCGAAGAACGCCAACCGATCGTTGGCGCGCCGCTGCCTGCCGGCACGCCGATCCTCGCCAAGGACGACTACTTCGAGGGGTTCGTCGTGGGCAACAACCTCTCGTTGCTTTGCGCCGCCCTGGCCACCATCAGCCTCGTGTACGCTGGATGGAGCGAGGTATACATCCGCATGCGCATGTCTGCCTTCGtcttctccatcttcttcatccacAGCTCGATCCGGAGCCTGGCTGCCGCGTTTGCGCTCGGCACGTACACGACACTGGCTCCGGTTGCTCGCGCAACTGCTATTCTTACATGGATGGGCATGACCTTCACCTTCCTTGATGTTGCTGGATGGGTGTGCATGACAGCTGCAGGAGAATTGGTGCTGCTTCTTAGGCTGTGTACCAGCGCATGCTTCAAGTTTGCAGAAATCATCGTCTCCATCTTCTTGTGGGCGTTTTGGCCCTACATAATAATCCTCGGTACGTTAGCATATTACAAGATCTACACAATCCAGTGA